A part of Numenius arquata chromosome 16, bNumArq3.hap1.1, whole genome shotgun sequence genomic DNA contains:
- the LOC141472611 gene encoding membrane-anchored junction protein-like, translating into MSLKPFTYPLPETRFLHAGGLVYKFKIRYGNFSSAPDLNTTDSAVQELEEAIRVILGNLDDLHPFSTDHFTIFPYWSKWERVSKMRFKHENVHLVPYPYICTMYLELNSFQQNLSCGKEVNKGSDGLVKRSNEASESPAVEEKVKRRRVEVGAETSCPRLGTDRTGTDCVHHMSKAKHGCEMNSSKEKEHEFSPASLSVGCKQESFWGPGESDLEQKPATAQAEGATQLLQRRDPTVNKGSTESEGRGVSKFWRSMICSPLQHLFGGKN; encoded by the exons AAACAAGGTTCCTTCATGCAGGCGGGCTTGTGTACAAATTTAAAATCCGGTACGGCAACTTCAGCAG CGCTCCTGATCTCAACACCACCGACAGTGCTGTCCAGGAGCTAGAG GAAGCGATTCGAGTAATCCTTGGAAATCTTGATGACTTACATCCATTTTCTACAGACCACTTCACCATTTTCCCGT ATTGGAGTAAATGGGAGAGGGTATCGAAGATGAGATTCAAACATGAGAATGTCCATCTTGTGCCTTATCCCTACATTTGCACTATGTATCTAGAACTCAACTCATTCCAGCAGAACTTATCTTGTG GTAAAGAAGTAAACAAGGGCAGTGATGGACTT GTCAAGAGAAGCAATGAAGCATCAGAAAGtcctgcagtggaagaaaaggtgaagaggagaAGAGTGGAAGTCGGAGCAGAGACCTCATGCCCGCGGTTGGGTACGGACAG AACCGGAACCGACTGTGTTCACCATATGAGTAAAGCAAAGCATGGATGTGAAATG aattcctccAAAGAAAAGGAGCATGAGTTTAGTCCAGCATCCCTTAGCGTGGGCTGTAAGCAAGAGAGTTTCT GGGGTCCTGGGGAATCTGACCTTGAACAGAAACCAGCAACCGCCCAGGCTGAGGGTGCAACGCAGCTACTGCAGCGAAGGGACCCAACGGTGAACAAAGGAAGCACAGAGTCCGAAGGAAGAGGTGTCTCAAAGTTCTGGAGAAG CATGATCTGTTCGCCACTACAGCACCTTTTTGGTGGAAAGAACTGA